A portion of the Adhaeribacter radiodurans genome contains these proteins:
- a CDS encoding T9SS C-terminal target domain-containing protein translates to MTFNLNSPPTFNFFYHQLVAIKSGKYKIGLLLFFCLALPYLSFSQKVLWDKTLGGDKDDLLTATQITSDGGYILGGTSNSGKTSDKTEESKGSTDYWVIKVNSNGSIAWDKTFGGTGEEVLTALQQTKDGGYILAGYSNSTAGKDKTENSRGAQDFWILKLNKNGSKAWDKTYGGNRNDQLSSLQQTNDGGYILGGYSKSDKSGEKSESSKSTYPLTLNDFWIIKINAKGTILWEKTLGGNGEDKLATVQQTTDGGYVLGGFSSSHKSGDKSGGNKGGRDYWIVKLNANGKKVWDKTIGGNDFDNLSSLQQTTDQGYILAGTSSSDKGGDKSEPGRDSILNDYWVVKLDADGSKVWDKTIGGNLQDFLNSVQQTPDGGYLLGGSSASRISGEKSEDRRGEMSGTYDYWLVKLNLNGALLYEKTIGSTQLDELTDVLQTSDGNYFLSGTSNSRKGGEKSEKSKGGKDFWLVKLENNFRRIQTIDFEPILLTKEVGDQAFTLLAKASSGLPITFEVLSGSATLKDNLIKVTAPGIVRVQATLNTRLPTPLKALWLPLQVSNGK, encoded by the coding sequence ATGACATTTAACCTGAACTCCCCTCCTACTTTTAATTTCTTTTATCACCAATTAGTAGCAATTAAATCCGGAAAATATAAGATTGGGTTATTGCTATTTTTTTGTTTGGCTTTGCCCTATTTAAGCTTTTCTCAAAAAGTTCTCTGGGATAAAACGCTGGGGGGCGATAAAGACGATTTGTTAACCGCCACGCAAATAACGTCTGACGGAGGCTATATTCTCGGTGGTACCTCCAACTCTGGTAAAACCAGCGACAAAACGGAGGAAAGTAAAGGCAGCACCGACTACTGGGTAATAAAAGTAAATTCTAATGGTAGCATAGCTTGGGATAAAACTTTTGGCGGAACCGGCGAAGAAGTTTTAACCGCCTTGCAGCAAACCAAAGATGGCGGGTATATTTTAGCTGGTTACTCTAATTCAACCGCCGGTAAAGATAAAACCGAAAATAGTAGAGGGGCCCAGGATTTCTGGATCCTAAAACTAAACAAAAACGGAAGCAAGGCCTGGGATAAAACTTACGGTGGTAACCGAAACGATCAACTAAGCTCTCTGCAGCAAACCAACGATGGTGGTTATATTTTGGGAGGATATTCTAAATCCGATAAAAGCGGGGAAAAAAGCGAATCTAGTAAAAGTACCTATCCACTTACGCTAAACGACTTTTGGATAATTAAAATTAATGCGAAGGGTACTATCTTATGGGAGAAAACCCTGGGTGGCAATGGAGAAGACAAACTGGCTACTGTTCAGCAGACAACTGATGGAGGCTATGTTTTAGGAGGATTCTCTAGTTCCCATAAATCAGGCGACAAATCTGGAGGAAATAAAGGGGGCAGAGATTACTGGATCGTAAAATTAAATGCCAATGGTAAGAAAGTTTGGGACAAAACCATTGGCGGGAATGATTTTGATAATTTAAGTTCATTGCAACAAACAACCGACCAGGGTTATATTCTGGCCGGCACTTCCAGTTCCGACAAAGGTGGCGATAAATCAGAGCCTGGGAGAGATAGTATTTTAAACGATTACTGGGTAGTAAAACTAGATGCAGATGGTAGTAAAGTTTGGGATAAAACGATTGGGGGTAATTTACAGGACTTTTTAAATTCTGTTCAGCAAACCCCCGATGGTGGTTATTTGCTTGGCGGTTCCTCTGCTTCCAGGATAAGCGGCGAAAAATCCGAAGACCGGAGAGGGGAAATGAGTGGCACCTATGATTATTGGCTCGTAAAATTAAACTTAAATGGCGCCTTATTGTACGAAAAAACGATTGGCAGCACCCAACTAGATGAATTAACTGATGTGCTACAAACCAGCGATGGCAACTATTTCTTAAGTGGCACTTCCAACTCCCGAAAAGGCGGTGAGAAATCTGAAAAAAGTAAAGGCGGTAAAGATTTTTGGTTGGTAAAACTGGAAAATAACTTCCGCCGCATTCAAACCATTGATTTTGAACCTATTCTTTTAACCAAAGAAGTGGGCGATCAGGCATTTACGCTTCTGGCAAAAGCCAGTTCCGGGTTGCCAATTACTTTTGAAGTTTTATCTGGTTCGGCCACACTTAAAGATAATTTAATTAAAGTAACCGCACCGGGCATTGTTCGCGTGCAGGCAACGCTGAATACGCGCCTGCCGACACCACTCAAAGCATTGTGGTTACCCTTACAGGTAAGCAATGGCAAATAA